Proteins co-encoded in one Actinomadura luteofluorescens genomic window:
- the hrpA gene encoding ATP-dependent RNA helicase HrpA gives MGTSVESPLAGLRARLPQLMVRDQHRLRRRIDGVQKMRDAGRRARVAEEIAAEVETAERRVERRRLAVPAITYPAQLPVSQKKDDILAAIRDHQVVIVAGETGSGKTTQIPKICLELGRGVLGSIGHTQPRRLAARTVGDRIAEELGTELGETVGYKVRFTDRSSDGTLVKLMTDGILLAEIQTDRLLRQYDTLIIDEAHERSLNIDFLLGYVREILPRRPDLKVIITSATIDPERFSAHFGDAPIVEVSGRTYPVEVRYRPVTDPDDPSADPDRDQVQAIVDAVDELGREGPGDVLVFLSGEREIRDTADALTKHFTRQRGTTEVLPLYARLSSAEQHRVFQQHRGRRVVLATNVAETSLTVPGIKYVVDPGTARISRYSHRLKVQRLPIEPVSQASANQRKGRCGRVSEGVCIRLYSEEDFESRPEFTEPEILRTNLASVILQMTALGLGDIAAFPFVEPPDRRNVKAGVDLLHELGAIDPAEKDPRKRLTELGRRLAQLPVDPRLGRMILEADRNGCVREVLIIAAALSIQDPRERPAENQQAADDRHRRFADPGSDFLAYLNLWNYLREQQAELSGSAFRRMCKNEFLHYLRIREWQDLHGQLKQVAKSLGVTLNTADAPPDRIHTSLLAGLLSHIGLMDVDKKEKQRRGQEYLGARGAKFAVFPGSALFKKPPRWVMSAELVETSRLWGRINTRIEPEWVEPLAQHLVKRNYSEPHWSKKQAAVMAREKVTLYGVPIVADRRVNYGSIDPALARELFIRHALVEGDWETHHRFFHDNRALLDEVEELEHRARRRDILVDDETLFDFYDARIPEDVVSGRHFDAWWKKARRADPDLLGFEKSMLINESAGGVSESDYPDAWQQGALRLRLTYQFEPGADADGVTVHIPVQVLNQVRPAGFDWQVPGLRTELVTELIRSLPKQLRVNFVPAPDYARKILDRVAPRTEPLLDALERELTAMTSVPVAREAWDPSRLPAHLRITFRVVDAAGRTLGEGTDLDGLKRRLAGKVRGTLSKAAATIERSGLTEWTIGELPRTYERNQAGYDVKAYPALTDEGDTVAVRMYETEAEQRRAMWLGTRRLILLNAPSPVKLIQGRLTNQGKLALSHNPHGSVAALFDDCVTAAADRLIAEAGGPAWDEDGFRALYDRVRADLHDATAQIVGLVERILAEAHEIDRRLRGTASLTLVPALTDVRGHLGTLVRPGFVTATGWARLPDLPRYLRALQVRLDKLPENPGRDRMLAHQVEVLAQEYEQALRRLHPSRRDEEPARQVRWMLEELRVSLFAQQLGTRFPVSDKRIRKAMAQL, from the coding sequence ATGGGGACGAGTGTGGAATCGCCGCTCGCCGGCCTGCGCGCGCGCCTGCCGCAGTTGATGGTGCGCGACCAGCACCGGCTGCGCCGCAGGATCGACGGCGTCCAGAAGATGCGGGACGCCGGGCGCCGGGCCAGGGTCGCCGAGGAGATCGCCGCCGAGGTCGAGACCGCCGAGCGGCGGGTCGAGCGGCGGCGCCTCGCCGTGCCCGCGATCACCTATCCGGCGCAGCTGCCGGTGTCGCAGAAGAAGGACGACATCCTCGCCGCGATCCGCGACCACCAGGTCGTGATCGTCGCGGGCGAGACCGGCTCCGGCAAGACCACCCAGATCCCCAAGATCTGCCTCGAACTGGGCCGGGGCGTGCTCGGTTCCATCGGCCACACCCAGCCGCGGCGGCTCGCCGCGCGGACGGTCGGCGACCGCATCGCCGAGGAGCTCGGCACCGAGCTCGGCGAGACCGTCGGCTACAAGGTGCGCTTCACCGACCGGTCGAGCGACGGCACGCTCGTGAAGCTGATGACCGACGGCATCCTGCTCGCCGAGATCCAGACCGACCGGCTTTTGCGCCAGTACGACACGCTGATCATCGACGAGGCGCACGAGCGCAGCCTGAACATCGACTTCCTCCTCGGCTACGTCCGGGAGATCCTGCCCCGGCGCCCCGACCTCAAGGTGATCATCACCTCGGCGACGATCGACCCGGAGCGGTTCTCCGCGCACTTCGGGGACGCGCCGATCGTGGAGGTGTCCGGGCGCACCTATCCGGTCGAGGTCAGGTACCGTCCCGTCACCGACCCGGACGACCCGTCCGCCGACCCCGACCGCGACCAGGTCCAGGCGATCGTCGACGCGGTCGACGAGCTCGGCCGCGAGGGGCCCGGCGACGTCCTGGTGTTCCTCAGCGGCGAGCGGGAGATCCGCGACACCGCCGACGCGCTCACCAAGCACTTCACCCGGCAGCGGGGGACCACCGAGGTCCTGCCGCTGTACGCGCGGCTGTCGTCGGCCGAGCAGCACCGGGTGTTCCAGCAGCACCGCGGCCGGCGGGTCGTGCTCGCCACCAACGTCGCGGAGACGTCGCTGACGGTCCCCGGCATCAAGTACGTCGTCGACCCCGGCACCGCGCGCATCTCCCGCTACAGCCACCGGCTGAAGGTGCAGCGGCTCCCGATCGAGCCGGTCTCGCAGGCGTCGGCGAACCAGCGCAAGGGCCGCTGCGGCCGCGTCTCCGAGGGCGTGTGCATCCGGCTGTACTCCGAGGAGGACTTCGAGTCCCGCCCGGAGTTCACCGAGCCGGAGATCCTGCGGACCAACCTCGCGTCGGTCATCCTGCAGATGACCGCGCTCGGCCTCGGCGACATCGCCGCGTTCCCGTTCGTGGAGCCGCCGGACCGCCGCAACGTCAAGGCAGGCGTGGACCTGCTGCACGAGCTCGGCGCGATCGACCCGGCCGAGAAGGACCCGCGCAAGCGCCTCACCGAGCTCGGCCGCCGGCTCGCTCAGCTGCCCGTCGACCCGCGGCTCGGGCGCATGATCCTGGAGGCCGACCGTAACGGCTGCGTCCGCGAGGTGCTGATCATCGCGGCGGCGCTGTCCATCCAGGACCCGCGCGAGCGTCCCGCCGAGAACCAGCAGGCCGCCGACGACCGGCACCGCCGGTTCGCCGACCCCGGCTCCGACTTCCTGGCCTACCTGAACCTGTGGAACTACCTGCGCGAGCAGCAGGCGGAGTTGTCGGGCAGCGCGTTCCGCCGCATGTGCAAGAACGAGTTCCTGCACTACCTGCGCATCCGCGAGTGGCAGGACCTGCACGGCCAGCTCAAGCAGGTCGCCAAGTCGCTCGGCGTCACACTGAACACCGCCGACGCGCCGCCCGACCGCATCCACACCTCGCTGCTCGCCGGCCTGCTCTCCCACATCGGCCTGATGGACGTCGACAAGAAGGAGAAGCAGCGCCGCGGGCAGGAGTACCTCGGCGCCCGGGGCGCGAAGTTCGCGGTGTTCCCGGGGTCGGCGCTGTTCAAGAAGCCGCCGCGCTGGGTGATGTCGGCGGAGCTGGTCGAGACGTCCCGGCTGTGGGGGCGGATCAACACCAGGATCGAGCCCGAGTGGGTCGAGCCCCTCGCGCAGCACCTGGTGAAGCGCAACTACAGCGAGCCGCACTGGTCGAAGAAGCAGGCGGCCGTCATGGCGCGCGAGAAGGTCACCCTCTACGGGGTCCCGATCGTCGCCGACCGCCGCGTCAACTACGGCTCCATCGACCCGGCGCTGGCGCGCGAGCTGTTCATCCGGCACGCGCTCGTCGAGGGCGACTGGGAGACCCACCACCGGTTCTTCCACGACAACCGCGCACTGCTGGACGAGGTGGAGGAGCTGGAGCACCGCGCCCGGCGCCGCGACATCCTCGTCGACGACGAGACCCTCTTCGACTTCTACGACGCGCGGATCCCCGAGGACGTCGTCTCCGGGCGGCACTTCGACGCCTGGTGGAAGAAGGCCCGGCGCGCCGACCCCGACCTGCTCGGGTTCGAGAAGTCGATGCTCATCAACGAGTCCGCGGGCGGCGTGAGCGAGTCCGACTACCCGGACGCGTGGCAGCAGGGAGCGCTGCGGCTGCGCCTCACCTACCAGTTCGAGCCGGGCGCCGACGCCGACGGCGTCACCGTGCACATCCCCGTCCAGGTCCTCAACCAGGTGCGGCCGGCCGGTTTCGACTGGCAGGTGCCGGGCCTGCGGACCGAACTGGTCACCGAGCTGATCCGGTCGCTGCCGAAGCAGCTGCGCGTCAACTTCGTCCCGGCGCCCGACTACGCCCGCAAGATCCTCGACCGTGTCGCGCCGCGCACCGAGCCCCTGCTGGACGCCCTGGAGCGCGAGCTGACCGCGATGACGAGCGTGCCGGTCGCGCGGGAGGCGTGGGACCCGTCCCGGCTGCCCGCCCACCTGCGCATCACGTTCCGGGTCGTGGACGCGGCGGGACGGACCCTCGGCGAGGGCACCGACCTGGACGGACTGAAACGCCGCCTCGCCGGGAAGGTGCGCGGGACGCTGTCCAAGGCGGCGGCGACGATCGAGCGGTCCGGCCTCACCGAGTGGACGATCGGCGAGCTGCCCCGCACGTACGAGCGCAACCAGGCCGGCTACGACGTCAAGGCCTATCCCGCGCTCACCGACGAGGGCGACACCGTCGCCGTCCGCATGTACGAGACGGAGGCCGAGCAGCGCCGCGCGATGTGGCTCGGCACGCGGCGGCTGATCCTGCTGAACGCGCCGTCACCGGTGAAGCTCATCCAGGGCCGCCTGACCAACCAGGGCAAGCTGGCGCTCAGCCACAACCCGCACGGATCCGTCGCGGCCCTGTTCGACGACTGCGTCACCGCCGCCGCCGACCGGCTCATCGCCGAGGCGGGCGGGCCCGCGTGGGACGAGGACGGCTTCCGCGCCCTCTACGACCGGGTCCGCGCCGACCTGCACGATGCGACGGCCCAGATCGTCGGCCTTGTCGAGCGGATCCTGGCCGAGGCGCACGAGATCGACCGGCGGCTGCGCGGCACGGCGAGCCTCACCCTCGTGCCCGCGCTCACCGACGTCCGCGGCCATCTCGGCACGCTGGTGCGGCCGGGATTCGTCACCGCGACCGGCTGGGCCCGGCTGCCGGATCTGCCGCGCTACCTGCGCGCGCTGCAGGTCAGGCTCGACAAGCTCCCCGAGAACCCGGGACGCGACCGCATGCTCGCGCACCAGGTCGAGGTCCTCGCGCAGGAGTACGAGCAGGCGCTGCGCCGACTCCACCCCTCCCGCCGCGACGAGGAGCCGGCCCGGCAGGTCCGCTGGATGCTGGAGGAGTTGCGGGTCAGCCTCTTCGCCCAGCAGCTCGGCACCCGCTTCCCCGTCTCCGACAAGCGCATCCGCAAGGCGATGGCCCAGCTCTAG
- the pip gene encoding prolyl aminopeptidase: MREYYPPIEPYESGLLDVGDGNRVHWEVCGNPDGLPAVFLHGGPGGGVLPDHRRFFDPSRYRVVLFDQRNCGRSLPGAGDPAVPLDHNTTPHLVADIERLREHLSIERWLVFGGSWGSTLALAYAQAHPDRVSAMVLRGIYLVRPWDEAWGLAPTGAARLFPAEWAAFRDAIPPAEQDDLLAAYGRRAGDPDPAVHVPAARAWGAWELAANTLLPVPAPDLDDAVLVAFARIMLHYIANGGFLPAGGLLAGVDRVRHIPAVIVNGRYDMKTPLEQAWELHRAWPEAEFHIVEDAGHGGGEPGTRDRLIEAADAFAAHFPAKWAPPHVPPKSLQ, encoded by the coding sequence TTGCGGGAGTACTACCCACCGATCGAGCCGTACGAGTCCGGGCTGCTGGACGTCGGCGACGGCAACCGCGTCCACTGGGAGGTCTGCGGCAATCCGGACGGACTGCCGGCGGTGTTCCTGCACGGCGGGCCCGGTGGCGGGGTCCTGCCCGACCACCGGCGGTTCTTCGACCCGTCCCGGTACCGCGTCGTCCTGTTCGACCAGCGCAACTGCGGCCGGAGCCTGCCCGGAGCCGGGGACCCGGCGGTGCCGCTCGACCACAACACCACGCCGCACCTGGTGGCCGACATCGAGCGCCTGCGCGAGCACCTGTCGATCGAACGCTGGCTCGTGTTCGGCGGCAGCTGGGGGAGCACCCTCGCGCTCGCGTACGCGCAGGCGCATCCCGACCGGGTCAGCGCGATGGTGCTGCGCGGCATCTACCTCGTCCGTCCGTGGGACGAGGCGTGGGGGCTGGCCCCGACCGGCGCGGCGCGGCTCTTCCCGGCCGAGTGGGCGGCGTTCCGTGACGCGATCCCGCCCGCCGAGCAGGACGACCTGCTCGCCGCCTACGGGCGCCGGGCCGGCGACCCGGACCCGGCCGTCCACGTCCCCGCCGCCCGCGCCTGGGGCGCGTGGGAGCTGGCGGCCAACACTCTCCTGCCCGTCCCGGCGCCGGACCTGGACGACGCGGTGCTGGTGGCCTTCGCCCGCATCATGCTCCACTACATCGCGAACGGGGGCTTCCTCCCGGCCGGGGGGCTGCTCGCGGGAGTGGACCGCGTCCGGCACATCCCCGCCGTGATCGTGAACGGGCGCTACGACATGAAGACACCGCTGGAGCAGGCGTGGGAGCTGCACCGCGCGTGGCCGGAGGCGGAATTCCACATCGTCGAGGACGCCGGGCACGGCGGCGGCGAGCCCGGTACGCGCGACCGCCTCATCGAGGCCGCCGACGCCTTCGCCGCTCACTTTCCTGCGAAGTGGGCGCCTCCACATGTACCACCCAAGTCACTGCAGTGA
- a CDS encoding chromosome segregation ATPase — MPNSEERDNSGPLGAAAAPQRAVSEGSADEGTGSRAPVETVVARMGDPVTVWPCANCGRPVPQPVGAARTVRYCQDNDGACAREARERRDRGRDAPGLTGQVASAWEIVERMERAADALADSLTSELSVAGVERRVAEVRAEAARELAIAQSERDASQRKAEEAWHEAVSARKRAETAEGDAGRAREEAKLATAKRDAAQQAWEEAHQIAQQSMTAKLAAESERDRVAAREAELLAALEAARAELVGLHAKLAESEGAAEAQRVEAAVAKQGAEDLRNAMRDTEAQRQRAMQAASKAEAERTTAMRAQSEAEAELVRAGARADEAAKERDAALAQAAAATAERDELNTKVNDQAVQLRQLSQSVAEQQAALTALAEERDAARAEADRARRQIDQLTHNTLSSNFPPGGRMSGGGHPSPPPGPPPSGAPGTAPAPGMPPGPPPIGGPFPGGSPMPPGAPVPLGAPVPNLPSAANGTPGSTTGGHPAPGGMPLPQVRPVNGADREDPLFTGH, encoded by the coding sequence ATGCCTAACAGCGAAGAGCGCGACAATAGCGGCCCCTTGGGGGCGGCCGCGGCTCCCCAGCGCGCGGTCTCCGAAGGCTCGGCGGACGAGGGCACGGGATCCAGGGCGCCCGTCGAGACCGTGGTCGCGCGCATGGGCGACCCGGTCACGGTCTGGCCGTGCGCCAACTGCGGGCGGCCCGTCCCGCAGCCGGTCGGTGCCGCCCGCACCGTCCGCTACTGCCAGGACAACGACGGCGCCTGCGCCCGCGAGGCGCGCGAGCGCCGCGACCGCGGCCGGGACGCGCCGGGCCTCACCGGGCAGGTCGCGTCGGCGTGGGAGATCGTCGAGCGGATGGAGCGGGCCGCCGACGCGCTCGCCGACTCACTGACCTCCGAGCTGAGCGTCGCCGGCGTGGAGCGCCGTGTCGCCGAGGTGCGCGCCGAGGCCGCCCGCGAGCTCGCCATCGCGCAGAGCGAGCGCGACGCCTCCCAGCGCAAGGCTGAGGAGGCGTGGCACGAGGCCGTCTCGGCCCGCAAGCGTGCCGAGACGGCCGAGGGAGACGCCGGGCGCGCCCGCGAGGAGGCCAAGCTCGCCACCGCCAAGCGCGACGCCGCGCAGCAGGCGTGGGAGGAGGCCCACCAGATCGCGCAGCAGTCCATGACGGCCAAGCTCGCCGCCGAGAGCGAGCGCGACCGGGTCGCGGCCCGCGAGGCCGAGCTGCTCGCCGCGCTGGAGGCCGCCCGGGCCGAGCTCGTCGGCCTGCACGCCAAGCTCGCCGAGTCGGAGGGCGCCGCCGAGGCACAGCGCGTGGAGGCCGCGGTCGCCAAGCAGGGCGCCGAGGACCTGCGCAACGCCATGCGCGACACCGAGGCCCAGCGGCAGCGGGCCATGCAGGCCGCCAGCAAGGCCGAGGCCGAGCGCACCACCGCCATGCGCGCCCAGTCGGAGGCCGAGGCGGAGCTCGTCCGCGCGGGCGCCCGGGCCGACGAGGCCGCCAAGGAGCGCGACGCCGCGCTGGCGCAGGCCGCGGCCGCGACGGCCGAGCGGGACGAGCTGAACACCAAGGTCAACGACCAGGCGGTGCAGCTGCGGCAGCTGTCGCAGTCGGTCGCCGAGCAGCAGGCCGCGCTCACCGCCCTCGCCGAGGAGCGCGACGCCGCCCGCGCCGAGGCCGACCGCGCCCGCCGCCAGATCGACCAGCTCACCCACAACACGCTGTCGTCGAACTTCCCGCCCGGCGGGCGGATGTCGGGCGGCGGCCACCCGTCGCCCCCGCCCGGGCCGCCTCCCTCGGGTGCCCCCGGCACCGCCCCGGCGCCCGGCATGCCGCCGGGCCCGCCCCCGATCGGCGGCCCCTTCCCGGGCGGCTCCCCGATGCCCCCCGGCGCGCCCGTCCCCCTCGGGGCGCCCGTACCGAACCTGCCGTCCGCCGCGAACGGGACGCCGGGCTCGACCACGGGCGGCCATCCCGCTCCCGGCGGGATGCCCCTGCCCCAGGTCCGCCCCGTCAACGGCGCGGACCGGGAGGACCCGCTGTTCACCGGTCACTGA
- a CDS encoding ABC transporter ATP-binding protein, translating to MPDVVLNADKIDLVRERRTLLDSVTLTVLRGEHWALIGPNGAGKSTLLGILGAYTHPTRGTAEILGRRLGRVDVQELRRLIGQVNPRHPLESSRTVREIVLTGVTGTIELVPRWTPDEEDLRRADELIALMGLTPRTDARWPNLSQGERGRTLIARALMPDPPLLLLDEPATGLDVAARERLLAGLDQLRAERPDLTTVLVTHHLEELPVSTSHALLLREGQVLASGAADDVLTTELVSACFDHPIAISRHHGRWAATAGPA from the coding sequence GTGCCCGACGTCGTGCTGAACGCCGACAAGATCGATCTGGTGCGCGAGCGGCGGACGCTGCTCGACAGCGTCACGCTGACGGTGCTGCGCGGCGAGCACTGGGCGCTGATCGGCCCGAACGGGGCCGGCAAGAGCACGCTGCTCGGCATCCTCGGCGCCTACACCCACCCGACGCGCGGCACCGCGGAGATCCTCGGGCGCCGGCTCGGCCGCGTGGACGTCCAGGAGCTGCGCAGGCTGATCGGCCAGGTCAACCCGCGCCACCCCCTGGAGTCGTCGCGGACGGTGCGCGAGATCGTCCTGACCGGGGTGACGGGCACGATCGAGCTCGTCCCGCGCTGGACGCCGGACGAGGAGGACCTGCGCCGGGCGGACGAGCTGATCGCACTGATGGGCCTCACGCCCCGCACGGACGCCCGCTGGCCGAACCTGTCGCAGGGGGAGCGGGGCCGCACGCTGATCGCGCGGGCGCTGATGCCCGACCCGCCGCTGCTGCTGCTCGACGAGCCCGCCACGGGCCTGGACGTCGCCGCCCGGGAGCGGCTGCTCGCCGGCCTCGACCAGCTGCGCGCCGAGCGGCCCGACCTGACCACCGTGCTCGTCACGCACCATCTGGAGGAGCTGCCCGTCAGCACCAGCCACGCGCTGCTGCTGCGCGAGGGTCAGGTGCTCGCCTCAGGAGCGGCCGACGACGTCCTCACGACCGAGCTGGTCAGCGCGTGCTTCGACCATCCGATCGCGATCAGCCGGCACCACGGGCGCTGGGCCGCGACCGCCGGTCCGGCCTGA
- a CDS encoding AAA family ATPase, producing MAARDPEPSLGPGDAAARVVDGVLADLGGGHRGVVVDSPPGAGKSTLVVRAAAHLAEAGERLMIVAQTNEQVDDLIDRIAAKHPGITLGRLSASGYVPSERVMAHPSVRVTQKADDLAEHTVVIATGAKWATLSDGSWPWAIVDEAYQMRSDLLLRIAGRFERALFVGDPGQLDPFSTVEVERWAGLTWDPMRSAVSVLLAHNPDLPVHRLPVSWRLPASAAPVVSEAFYPFTGFRAGTGPGDRRLEFAARGMGTTYDHALEEAADTGWALYELPARHTLRTDAEAVRATAALAVRLLQRGPVAHSELGSAPVDAARVAIGAAHRDQVTAIRAALGPHGAGITVDTANRLQGREYDVTVVLHPLSGRRDATAFHLESGRLCVLASRHRHACVVVARAGIPELLDAHPSAEPVHLGVPVKFPDGWEANQSVLAHLARHRVAGA from the coding sequence GTGGCGGCGCGGGACCCGGAGCCGTCCCTCGGTCCGGGCGACGCCGCGGCGCGGGTCGTCGACGGCGTGCTGGCCGACCTCGGCGGCGGGCACCGCGGCGTGGTGGTCGACTCCCCGCCGGGCGCGGGCAAGTCGACGCTGGTGGTCCGCGCGGCCGCGCACCTCGCCGAGGCCGGCGAGCGGCTGATGATCGTGGCGCAGACCAACGAGCAGGTCGACGACCTCATCGACCGGATCGCCGCCAAGCATCCCGGCATCACGCTCGGGCGGCTGTCGGCGTCGGGCTACGTGCCGTCCGAGCGGGTCATGGCGCACCCGTCGGTGCGGGTCACGCAGAAGGCCGACGACCTCGCCGAGCACACCGTCGTCATCGCGACGGGCGCGAAGTGGGCGACGCTGTCGGACGGGTCGTGGCCGTGGGCGATCGTGGACGAGGCCTACCAGATGCGCTCGGACCTGCTGCTGCGCATCGCCGGGAGGTTCGAGCGGGCGCTGTTCGTCGGCGACCCCGGCCAGCTCGACCCGTTCTCCACCGTCGAGGTCGAACGCTGGGCGGGCCTGACCTGGGACCCGATGCGCAGTGCCGTGTCGGTCCTGCTCGCCCACAACCCCGACCTTCCCGTCCACCGGCTGCCGGTGTCCTGGCGGCTGCCCGCGTCGGCGGCGCCGGTGGTGTCGGAGGCGTTCTACCCGTTCACCGGTTTCCGCGCGGGGACGGGGCCGGGCGACCGGAGGCTGGAGTTCGCCGCGCGGGGCATGGGCACCACCTACGACCACGCGCTCGAAGAGGCGGCGGACACCGGCTGGGCCCTCTACGAGCTGCCCGCCCGGCACACGCTGCGCACCGACGCCGAGGCCGTCCGCGCGACGGCGGCGCTCGCCGTCCGGCTGCTGCAACGCGGGCCCGTCGCCCACTCCGAGCTGGGCTCCGCCCCGGTGGACGCCGCGCGCGTCGCGATCGGCGCGGCCCACCGCGACCAGGTCACCGCGATCCGCGCCGCGCTCGGGCCGCACGGCGCGGGCATCACCGTCGACACCGCCAACCGGCTCCAGGGCCGCGAGTACGACGTGACGGTCGTGCTGCACCCGCTGTCGGGGCGCCGCGACGCGACCGCGTTCCACCTGGAGTCGGGGCGGCTGTGCGTGCTGGCGTCGCGGCACCGCCACGCGTGCGTCGTGGTGGCGCGGGCGGGCATCCCCGAACTGCTGGACGCGCATCCGTCCGCCGAGCCGGTGCACCTCGGCGTGCCGGTCAAGTTCCCGGACGGGTGGGAGGCGAACCAGTCGGTGCTTGCCCACCTGGCCCGGCACCGCGTCGCCGGCGCTTAG